Proteins from one Fibrobacterota bacterium genomic window:
- a CDS encoding CoA pyrophosphatase, which yields MSHSESPLSALPGPGPAGPEAAAAVALIRVKGENPEYLLLRRAINPKDPWSGHFALPGGRREPGDPDLLGTCIRETFEESGVRLERAHLVRPLPLAIAGNHMGIPMAVAPFLFEMAAKPEVRLDEREIAEAHWLPEDYLRDPANRLMAAMSEKHPQLSFPCIKVADGSGAIWGFTFGVLEAFWESP from the coding sequence ATGTCACATTCCGAATCGCCTCTCTCGGCACTCCCTGGACCCGGTCCTGCCGGGCCGGAAGCGGCCGCCGCAGTGGCCCTAATCCGCGTGAAAGGGGAGAATCCCGAGTACTTGTTGTTGCGCCGGGCGATCAATCCCAAGGACCCTTGGTCGGGTCATTTCGCCCTGCCCGGCGGTCGTCGCGAGCCCGGGGACCCTGATCTTTTAGGAACCTGCATCCGCGAGACTTTCGAGGAAAGCGGGGTCCGTTTAGAGCGGGCCCATCTGGTGCGGCCCCTGCCCCTGGCCATCGCCGGCAACCATATGGGCATTCCCATGGCCGTGGCCCCCTTCCTTTTCGAAATGGCCGCCAAGCCCGAGGTCCGTTTGGACGAAAGGGAAATCGCCGAAGCGCATTGGCTGCCGGAGGATTATTTGCGCGACCCCGCCAATCGCCTGATGGCGGCCATGAGCGAAAAGCATCCGCAGCTTTCCTTCCCTTGCATCAAGGTGGCGGACGGCAGCGGGGCCATCTGGGGATTTACCTTCGGGGTGCTAGAAGCCTTCTGGGAGTCGCCTTGA